The following are encoded together in the Perca fluviatilis chromosome 23, GENO_Pfluv_1.0, whole genome shotgun sequence genome:
- the LOC120553746 gene encoding potassium voltage-gated channel subfamily A member 1: MEIALVSFENGGAKGSGGGGSAGNNAEESCRNALDVPHHHHHHQPGFVQTGLGGEDYGKELNTQGSPHQHQHQHQLQHHLHQSSWKINDMNNTFSCSENAMDALLRADHSPHLFDEDMLDMDTESNERVLINIAGLRYETQLGTLNQFPDTLLGDPAKRIKYFDPLRNEYFFDRNRPSFDGILYFYQSGGKIRRPVNVSIDVFADEIRFYQLGEEAMERFREDEGFIKEEEKPLPQNEFQKQVWLIFEYPESSMPARGIAIVSVIVITISIITFCLETLPEFRDERELPVTSRLDNSTAPRSSLTFTDPFFIIETTCVIWFTFELFVRFFACPSKSEFSKTVMNIIDIMSIMPYFITVGTELAEQQGQEHQNGQQAMSLAILRVIRLVRVFRIFKLSRHSKGLQILGQTLKASMRELGLLIFFLFIGVILFSSAVFFAEADEPESHFSSIPDAFWWAVVTMTTVGYGDMRPITVGGKIVGSLCAIAGVLTIALPVPVIVSNFNYFYHRETDQDQSSLKDEPNSGRASPELKRKGSKSSAKSQDVENSDANGSAEKANIKANSSMDFKRSLYAFCLDTRETDL, encoded by the coding sequence ATGGAGATAGCCTTGGTGAGCTTTGAGAACGGTGGCGCCAAAGGTAGCGGTGGTGGTGGCAGCGCCGGCAACAATGCCGAGGAGAGCTGCCGAAACGCGCTGGATGtcccccatcatcatcatcatcatcagccgGGCTTCGTGCAAACTGGACTCGGAGGAGAGGACTACGGTAAAGAGCTGAACACCCAGGGGAGTCCccatcagcatcagcatcagcatcagctGCAACATCATCTGCATCAGAGCTCCTGGAAAATCAACGACATGAACAACACTTTCAGCTGTAGCGAGAACGCCATGGATGCGCTTTTACGCGCGGACCACAGTCCCCATCTGTTTGACGAGGACATGCTGGACATGGACACGGAGAGCAACGAGAGGGTGCTGATCAACATCGCCGGGCTGAGGTACGAGACCCAGCTGGGCACCCTGAACCAGTTCCCCGACACTCTGCTGGGAGACCCCGCCAAGAGGATTAAATACTTTGACCCGCTCCGGAACGAGTACTTTTTCGACCGCAACAGGCCGAGCTTTGACgggattttgtatttttatcagTCAGGGGGGAAGATCCGCAGACCAGTCAACGTGTCCATTGATGTGTTCGCGGATGAGATTAGGTTTTACCAGCTGGGGGAGGAGGCCATGGAGCGTTTCCGTGAGGATGAAGGCTTTataaaagaggaggaaaagccCCTGCCTCAGAATGAGTTTCAGAAGCAGGTCTGGCTCATTTTCGAGTATCCTGAGAGCTCCATGCCGGCTCGCGGCATCGCCATCGTGTCTGTGATTGTTATCACCATATCCATCATCACCTTCTGCCTGGAGACGCTGCCAGAGTTTCGGGATGAGAGGGAGCTTCCAGTCACCAGCCGGCTGGACAACAGCACGGCGCCGCGGTCCTCCCTCACTTTCACCGACCCCTTCTTCATCATAGAGACAACGTGCGTGATCTGGTTCACTTTCGAGCTGTTCGTGCGCTTCTTCGCGTGCCCGAGCAAGTCTGAGTTCTCCAAAACGGTCATGAATATCATCGATATCATGTCCATCATGCCTTACTTCATCACAGTGGGCACGGAGCTGGCGGAGCAGCAGGGCCAGGAGCACCAGAACGGGCAGCAGGCCATGTCGCTCGCCATCCTGAGGGTCATCCGTCTCGTGCGGGTCTTCCGAATCTTCAAACTCTCCCGACACTCGAAGGGGCTGCAGATCCTGGGGCAGACTCTCAAAGCCAGCATGCGGGAGCTCGGCTTGctcatcttcttcctcttcatcgGCGTCATCCTCTTCTCCAGCGCCGTGTTCTTCGCCGAGGCGGACGAACCCGAGTCCCACTTCTCCAGCATCCCGGACGCCTTCTGGTGGGCCGTGGTCACGATGACGACCGTGGGCTACGGCGACATGAGGCCGATCACAGTCGGGGGGAAGATCGTGGGCTCGCTGTGCGCTATCGCCGGCGTGCTGACAATCGCGCTGCCTGTGCCGGTCATCGTGTCCAACTTCAACTACTTCTACCACAGAGAGACGGACCAGGATCAGTCCTCGCTGAAGGACGAGCCCAACAGCGGCCGGGCGAGCCCCGAACTGAAGCGCAAAGGGAGTAAGTCGTCGGCGAAATCGCAGGACGTGGAAAACAGCGACGCGAACGGGTCGGCTGAGAAGGCGAATATCAAAGCGAACAGCAGCATGGACTTCAAGAGATCCCTTTACGCTTTCTGCTTGGACACGCGGGAGACAGACCTGTAG